Proteins encoded in a region of the Zea mays cultivar B73 chromosome 2, Zm-B73-REFERENCE-NAM-5.0, whole genome shotgun sequence genome:
- the LOC118476222 gene encoding serine/threonine-protein phosphatase 7 long form homolog yields the protein MVTWQPYLDPYFASIQLSSMCSIDENLYLMRCPLICFYAVEYHLPHRVARQFGLRQEFPVEPFSTSIELHKFDRQRQKKVTDFETHHRDYIDEWDQQGDLNYENDQAHTNYNFRRYLIWYSGVTRCKLKGQWTTGNSCKIFL from the exons ATG GTGACTTGGCAACCGTATCTTGATCCATATTTCGCCAGCATACAGTTGAGCAGCATGTGCTCAATAGACGAGAACCTCTACCTCATGAGGTGTCCCCTCATCTGTTTTTATGCTGTTGAGTACCACTTGCCCCACAGAGTTGCTCGACAGTTCGGATTGCGCCAGGAGTTTCCGGTGGAGCCATTCTCGACTTCAATAGAACTTCATAA GTTCGACAGACAGAGACAGAAGAAGGTCACGGACTTCGAGACGCACCATCGTGATTACATTGATGAATGGGACCAGCAGGGGGATCTGAACTATGAGAATGACCAGGCGCACACAAACTACAACTTCCGGAGGTATTTGATTTGGTATTCTGGTGTGACTAGGTGCAAGttgaagggacagtggacaaca ggaaactctTGCAAAATTTTTTTGTGA